The Pollutimonas sp. M17 sequence GCGAATTCTTCGCCGTCGAATACCGCCTGGACTACCAGATACACACTTATCCCAAACCGATACTCTGCTGGGGCAGCGGCATCGTCATGGGCGGCGGGGTCGGCCTGATGATGGGCGCCAGCCACCGCGTGGTCAGCGAAACCACCCGCTACGCCATGCCCGAGATATCCATCGGGCTGTTTCCAGACGTGGGCGGTACCTGGATGCTGTCCCGGCTGGCGGGAGGGATAGGACTGTTCCTGGCGCTGACCGCGGCGCAATTGGGCGCCAGCGACTGCCAACTGCTGGGCCTGGCCGATTACACCCTGGGCTCGGGCCAATGGGACGAGCTCACCGCCCGCATCGAAGCCTCGTCCTGGTCCGGCGACAGGGTGGAGAACGACGGCGCCCTGCGGCGCCTGCTGCTGGAACTCCAGGTTGCCGACGCCGCTCCGCACGGGCCGCTGCAAACCCATCATTCCCTGATCCGGCACGCCTGCGACGGCAATGACCTGGATGCCATATGCGCCAATGTCCGCGCGCTGGCCGGACACGAAGACCCTTGGCTCCAGCGCGCGGCGGCCACCTTCAGTGCCGGCTCGCCCGGCTCGGCCCGGCTTTCCTTCACCTTGCTGCGGCGGGCCCGCCTGCTCGCCCTGGCCGATGTGTTCCGCATGGAATACATCGTTTCCCTGCACTGCGGGGCGCAGGGCGATCTGCAGGAAGGCATACGCGCGCTGCTCATCGACAAGGACAGGCAGCCGCGCTGGAACCCCGCCACATTGCGGCAGGCCGACGATGCCTGGGTGCAGCGATTCTTCCAGGCGCCCTGGCCGGACACGGCGGCCCATCCGCTGGCGGATCTGGGCCGGGCGTAGAAAATCATTCACATCACTAAAAGACAGGAGACAAACAATGAGTCGCATTGCATTTATCGGCCTGGGCCACATGGGCGGACCCATGGCCTTGAACCTGCTGAAGGCGGGCCACCAGTTGGCCGTGTTCGACCTGGTTCCGGCCGCCGTGCAGGCCGCCGTCGATGCCGGCGCCACGGCGGCGCCATCGGCCCAAGAGGCGGTGAAGGGCGTGGACGCGGTGATATCGATGCTGCCGGCCAGCAAGCATGTCGAGGGGCTGTACCTGGGCGAATCCGGCCTGCTGAATCACATCGCGGCCGGCACGCTGGTCCTGGAATGCAGCACCATCGCCCCGGAGTCCGCCCGCAAGGTCGCCCAGGCCGCCCAGGATAAAGCGGTGCGCATGATCGATGCGCCGGTGTCCGGCGGCACGGGCGGGGCGGTGGCGGGCACGCTGACCTTCATCGTCGGCGGCCAGGCGGCCGACCTGGAAGCGGCGCGCCCTTATCTTGAGAAAATGGGCAAGAACATCTTCCATGCGGGGGCGGCGGGCGCGGGGCAGGTCGCCAAGATCTGCAACAACATGCTGCTGGGCATCCTGATGGCGGGCACGTCCGAAGCCCTGGCCCTGGGCGTGGCCAATGGGCTGGATCCGAACGTCCTGTCGGACATCATTTCCAAGAGCTCGGGCCGCAACTGGGCGACCGAACTGTACAACCCCTGGCCGGGCGTCATGGACCATGCGCCCGCATCCAAGGATTATGCCGGCGGCTTCGGCGTGGACCTCATGCTTAAAGACCTGGGGCTGGCGGCGGAGTCCGCGCTCAATGCGCGCGCCTCGGTTCCCCTGGGCGAACTGGCCCGCAACCTGTACTCCCTGCATAGTGCGCAAGGAAATGGCGGGCTGGATTTTTCCAGCATCCTGAACCTGTACAAGAAATGATTGTTGCCGGCCATTGCCCTTGGGGGCACAGGGCCGGCAATCGGGGCGGACGGCCCAGGTTCAGACCCCGCTTTCGATTCCGTAGGGCAGGGGTTCAAGCCTGATGGCCGGCCCGTCGGCCTGTCCCAGCCTGAAATCGGCGCCATCCAGATCGGCAAGCTGCACTTCCATAAGAACCCGCATGCCGGCCTGGTCCAGGGCGGCGTTGACGATGCGCCCGCAAGGGTTGTCGGGCCGCCGGGCATCGAAGGTGTCCGTGGCGGCCAGCGCTTCCGCGTTCAAGCCGTCGGCCGGAGCGATCAGGCCGCCGGCCATGCGCCGCTTCACCATACCGCGGTAATGGCTGCGCGCCACGACTTCCTGGCCCGGGTAGCAGCCCTTGGTGAAGCTGACCCCGTCGATCAGGTCCAGGTTGAGGGTTTGCGGAATGAACAGGTCTTGCGTGGCCGCCTGGACCCAGGGCAGGCCCGCCAGGATGTCGCCCGCCTGCCAGCGCCCGTTGTCGTCCCGGGAGGCGCCGGCTTGCGGATCGGGCTGCCGCGCGACAAACCACCAGCGCCGCAAGCCCGGGTCGGTGCTGGGAGCGGCTATCCACGTGCCGGCCGCGTCATCGACGACGGTCCATGGCAAGGCTGATGCGAGCGGGGCGGAAAGGGCGCCGGCCGGATCCGTGCCGGACAGCGGGGAATCGCCGTCCAGGGCCAGGCCGAGCACGCGGTAGTCCGTCAGGCGCAAGCGGGCCTTGGCCCGGAGCACGAACATGGAAAGGCGCTTGACCAGCGCTTCCGCGATGTCGGCCTTGACCAAGGCCAGCACGGCGGGATCCTGCGTGCCGGTCTGGCGCCAGATGACCATGCTGCCCAGCAGCCGGCCCTTGGCCGTGCAATAGCCGGCCAGCCTGGCCTGTCCGGGTTCCAACCCCTGGACGTCGTGGGTGAGCTGCCCGTGCAGGAAGTCGACCGCATCGGCGCCGGTGACTTCAATAACGGCCAGATCGGAAAGAGTTGCGACAAAGCGCTTGGAATCGTTCATGAGAAATACGGCCCGCCTCGAGAGACACGATAAAACACAGCGTTTATGATAACGGGCTTCCAGCTTCCTTGCCGGGATGCCCCCGGCCCTTCGGGGGTGGTTTCATGCGCCCGGTCCCGCCCCGCGTGCTGGGCTAAACTTCAGGTCTGATGAAAAAACTGAAATCCATCGTTCTCTCCCTGTTTCTGATCGTGGCCCTGACGGCCTTGGCGCTCAGCGCCGCCGCCTGGTACTGGACGGAGCATCCCGTCGAGCTTTCCGCGGAGCGTGTCGACTATGTGGTCGAGGCCGGCAGCCGACCGCGCAGCATTGCGCAATTGATGAACAAGGCCGGCATACGCATCAACGAAGATGCCTTCGTGATTCTGGCCCGCTTGACCGGCAATGACACGCAATTGCAGGCGGGCGCCTACGAGGCGGTCCGCGGCGATACGCCGCGCAGCCTGATGGAGCGCATGGCCAACGGCGACATGACCCAGACCCGGCTGACATTGCTGGAGGGCTGGACCTACCAGCGGATACGCCAGGCGCTGCGCGAAGCGCCGCAGGTCAGGCAGACCCTGGGCGAGGCCACCGATGCCGAGCTTCTGAAGCGGCTGGGGGCGGACGAAACCAGTCCCGAAGGCCTGTTTTACCCGGATACCTATGTTTTCGTGCCGGGAACCACCGATTTCGACATCCTGCGCCGCGCCTATCATGCCCAGCGGCAATTGCTGGACACGCTGTGGCGCGACCGAGACCCGCAACTGCCGCTGAAGACGCCCTACGAGGCGCTGATCCTGGCTTCCATCGTCGAAAAGGAAACCGGCCACAGCGCCGACCGGAACAAGGTTTCGGGCGTGTTCGTGAACCGCTTGCGCATCGGCATGCCGCTGCAAACCGACCCCACCGTCATCTACGGCATGGGCGAGGCCTATCAAGGCCGGATACGGAAAAAGGATCTCACTACCGACACACCCTGGAATACCTATACGCGCCCGGGCCTGCCGCCTACGCCCATTGCCAGCGCCGGACGCGCCGCGCTGGAGGCCACCCTGCACCCCGAGCCGCATAAATTCCTGTATTTTGTTTCCAGGGGGGATGGCACCAGCGAGTTTTCATCAAACCTTGCGGCGCATAACCGTGCCGTGGCGAAGTACATCCTGGGGCGGCGTAATTGATGGGCACGCTCGTACGCCTGGCTGGGCGCCGCGCACGGCCCATGCCCCGGATCTTCTCCCTGGGCTCAATCAGAATGAAATTTCGGGAATCGATGTAATGGGCAAAGGCTTCATGATTGTCTGCGACGGCAGCAATGGCGCGGGCAAGACGACGGTGATCAAGGCGATCGAAGCGCACCTGAACGACAGGGGGCTGCAAGCCGTGGTCACGCGCGAGCCGGGCGGCACGGTCATCGGCGAGAAGATCCGGGATATCCTGCTGTGCCCCGATACGCCCGAAATGAGCGATATCGCCGAGCTCATGCTGTTTGGCGCGGCGCGCGCCCAGCACGTCAAGGAAAAGATACTGCCCGCCATCCAGGCTGGGAAGGCGGTCGTTTCCGACCGGTTCGATGCCGCCACCCTGAGCTTCCAGCACTACGCGCGGGGCCTGGACCTGGGCCTGGTCAGGCAGATCAACGCGCTGGCGCTGGATGGCTTCAGGCCGGACATGAACATCATTCTGGACCTGGATCCGGCCATCGGACTGGAGCGCGTGCATCAGCGCGGCGAGCGGCTGGACCGCATGGAGGCGCAGAAGCTGGAGTTTCTCCAGCGGGCCCGGCAAGGCTATCTCGAACAGGCCCGTCTCGACCCCGCCTTGTTCCGCGTCCTGGATGCGGGCCGGCCTTTGGCTCAAGTGGTGGCGGACGCGCTGGGCATCGTGGACGAACTGATCCGCCGCCATGGCGGCGGCCCCTTGGACGAAACCCCATGAACGACCTGGCGCAATTCCTGCCCTGGCAGCGCGATTTCGCGTCGCGATGGCTGTCGCGCCGCGAGCGCTTCGCGCATGCCTGGCTGATTCACGGCCTGCCGGGCATCGGCAAGCGCCAGTTCGCCCTGGCCGCGGCCGGCAGCCTGCTGTGCGAATCGCCGGATCATGGCCTGGCTTGCGGCCATTGCTCCGCCTGCCTGTGGCTGGCCAGCGGCAACCATCCCGATTTGCGCCGCATACGTCCCGACGCGCTGGCGCTGGAAGAGGGCGCGGCCGGCGGCGAAGACGATGGCGAAACCGGCGCCGCGCCGGCCAAGAAGGCGCCCTCCAAGGATATACGGGTGGACCAGTTGCGCGCGCTCGGCCCCTGGTTCAACACCGCCACGCATCGCGGCGGATGGCGCGTGGCCGTGCTGTACCCGGCGCGCGCCATGAATCCCATTACGGCCAATGCCTTGCTCAAGGTGCTGGAGGAGCCGCCGGAGCATACGGTATTCCTGATGGTGGCCGATGCGCCCGATCGCCTGCTTCCCACGCTGGTGTCGCGCTGCCGCCGCCTTCCTTTGCCGGTGCCCGATGCGGCGCAGAGCCTGG is a genomic window containing:
- a CDS encoding enoyl-CoA hydratase/isomerase family protein yields the protein MNAPVLFQERDTANGMKVGVATLNSPQTLNGLSLEMCALLASQLRRWADDSRIAMVLLNGAGGKAFCAGGDLHSLHTAMRENTSGDAWNNAYAREFFAVEYRLDYQIHTYPKPILCWGSGIVMGGGVGLMMGASHRVVSETTRYAMPEISIGLFPDVGGTWMLSRLAGGIGLFLALTAAQLGASDCQLLGLADYTLGSGQWDELTARIEASSWSGDRVENDGALRRLLLELQVADAAPHGPLQTHHSLIRHACDGNDLDAICANVRALAGHEDPWLQRAAATFSAGSPGSARLSFTLLRRARLLALADVFRMEYIVSLHCGAQGDLQEGIRALLIDKDRQPRWNPATLRQADDAWVQRFFQAPWPDTAAHPLADLGRA
- the mmsB gene encoding 3-hydroxyisobutyrate dehydrogenase — encoded protein: MSRIAFIGLGHMGGPMALNLLKAGHQLAVFDLVPAAVQAAVDAGATAAPSAQEAVKGVDAVISMLPASKHVEGLYLGESGLLNHIAAGTLVLECSTIAPESARKVAQAAQDKAVRMIDAPVSGGTGGAVAGTLTFIVGGQAADLEAARPYLEKMGKNIFHAGAAGAGQVAKICNNMLLGILMAGTSEALALGVANGLDPNVLSDIISKSSGRNWATELYNPWPGVMDHAPASKDYAGGFGVDLMLKDLGLAAESALNARASVPLGELARNLYSLHSAQGNGGLDFSSILNLYKK
- a CDS encoding YgfZ/GcvT domain-containing protein, encoding MNDSKRFVATLSDLAVIEVTGADAVDFLHGQLTHDVQGLEPGQARLAGYCTAKGRLLGSMVIWRQTGTQDPAVLALVKADIAEALVKRLSMFVLRAKARLRLTDYRVLGLALDGDSPLSGTDPAGALSAPLASALPWTVVDDAAGTWIAAPSTDPGLRRWWFVARQPDPQAGASRDDNGRWQAGDILAGLPWVQAATQDLFIPQTLNLDLIDGVSFTKGCYPGQEVVARSHYRGMVKRRMAGGLIAPADGLNAEALAATDTFDARRPDNPCGRIVNAALDQAGMRVLMEVQLADLDGADFRLGQADGPAIRLEPLPYGIESGV
- the mltG gene encoding endolytic transglycosylase MltG, producing the protein MKKLKSIVLSLFLIVALTALALSAAAWYWTEHPVELSAERVDYVVEAGSRPRSIAQLMNKAGIRINEDAFVILARLTGNDTQLQAGAYEAVRGDTPRSLMERMANGDMTQTRLTLLEGWTYQRIRQALREAPQVRQTLGEATDAELLKRLGADETSPEGLFYPDTYVFVPGTTDFDILRRAYHAQRQLLDTLWRDRDPQLPLKTPYEALILASIVEKETGHSADRNKVSGVFVNRLRIGMPLQTDPTVIYGMGEAYQGRIRKKDLTTDTPWNTYTRPGLPPTPIASAGRAALEATLHPEPHKFLYFVSRGDGTSEFSSNLAAHNRAVAKYILGRRN
- the tmk gene encoding dTMP kinase, which produces MGKGFMIVCDGSNGAGKTTVIKAIEAHLNDRGLQAVVTREPGGTVIGEKIRDILLCPDTPEMSDIAELMLFGAARAQHVKEKILPAIQAGKAVVSDRFDAATLSFQHYARGLDLGLVRQINALALDGFRPDMNIILDLDPAIGLERVHQRGERLDRMEAQKLEFLQRARQGYLEQARLDPALFRVLDAGRPLAQVVADALGIVDELIRRHGGGPLDETP
- the holB gene encoding DNA polymerase III subunit delta'; its protein translation is MNDLAQFLPWQRDFASRWLSRRERFAHAWLIHGLPGIGKRQFALAAAGSLLCESPDHGLACGHCSACLWLASGNHPDLRRIRPDALALEEGAAGGEDDGETGAAPAKKAPSKDIRVDQLRALGPWFNTATHRGGWRVAVLYPARAMNPITANALLKVLEEPPEHTVFLMVADAPDRLLPTLVSRCRRLPLPVPDAAQSLAWLKGQDVHDAEQWLAAAGGAPLLARQLAQSGARPCPQWLEDLMSLLADARQPDIGPLADQLEKQPPEAWIDALQRLLLDLMLAGADAPLRYFPSLDKTIRRVALRASPAALAETGRWLAQQRAVAGHPLNAKLFVHSAMQRVALACGPAS